One Sediminibacillus dalangtanensis genomic region harbors:
- the ahrC gene encoding transcriptional regulator AhrC/ArgR, translating into MTKGQRHIKIRELITDNDIETQDELVEQLRDLGYNVTQATVSRDIKELHLVKVPTVDGQYKYSLPADQRFNPLEKLRRLIMDAFVRIDTAGYFIVLKTLPGNAQALGALIDNLDWTEIMGTICGDDTCLIICRTEKDTQKIKNRLLEML; encoded by the coding sequence ATGACGAAAGGACAACGGCATATAAAAATTAGAGAATTAATAACCGATAACGATATTGAAACCCAGGATGAACTCGTCGAACAGCTGCGTGACTTAGGGTACAATGTCACTCAAGCTACTGTTTCCAGGGATATAAAAGAATTGCATCTTGTAAAAGTACCGACCGTAGATGGTCAGTATAAGTACAGCCTTCCTGCCGACCAGCGCTTCAATCCGCTGGAGAAACTTAGACGGTTGATCATGGATGCATTTGTCCGGATTGATACAGCTGGGTATTTTATTGTATTAAAAACCCTTCCTGGAAATGCGCAAGCACTTGGTGCACTGATCGATAACCTCGATTGGACGGAAATCATGGGGACGATATGTGGTGATGATACTTGCTTGATTATCTGTCGTACAGAAAAGGATACACAGAAAATCAAAAACAGACTGTTGGAAATGTTGTAA